From Borrelia sp. RT5S, the proteins below share one genomic window:
- the rsmA gene encoding 16S rRNA (adenine(1518)-N(6)/adenine(1519)-N(6))-dimethyltransferase RsmA, producing MLSLVSMRINYNSINSIKTELERKNIAPRKIWGQHYLINEYIRESIIDALEVRENEKVWEIGPGLGSMTVILLKKINFLTAFEIDPKYSEILNEQFGKFENFKLIEGDFLKTHKREKTSVNKIFSNLPYNIASKVIYTLIEGKILKQMVLTVQKELADRMLATKGNKNYSSFTVLVQSHFNVTKIMNIDKNNFYPIPRVGSTTVKLIPKNQEIKEFKEFNQLVRTVFTSRRKKLKNTIVNFVKNEKILKEEFLKNFLDKRPEEISVQEFIAISNKLTTYHQCTC from the coding sequence ATGCTATCATTAGTGTCCATGAGGATAAATTATAACAGCATAAACAGTATCAAAACTGAGCTTGAACGAAAAAATATAGCTCCAAGGAAAATATGGGGACAGCATTACCTAATAAATGAATATATAAGAGAATCAATAATAGATGCTCTTGAGGTAAGAGAAAATGAGAAAGTTTGGGAAATAGGCCCCGGACTTGGCTCAATGACAGTTATTTTACTTAAAAAAATAAATTTTCTAACAGCTTTTGAAATTGACCCCAAGTACTCAGAAATTTTAAACGAACAATTTGGAAAGTTTGAAAACTTTAAGTTAATAGAAGGTGATTTTTTAAAGACACATAAGAGAGAAAAAACAAGTGTTAATAAAATATTTTCAAATCTACCTTATAACATTGCATCAAAAGTAATATACACGCTTATTGAAGGAAAAATATTAAAGCAAATGGTACTTACAGTACAAAAAGAACTGGCAGATAGAATGCTTGCAACAAAAGGAAACAAAAATTACTCTTCATTCACAGTTTTAGTCCAGTCACACTTTAATGTAACTAAAATCATGAATATCGACAAGAATAACTTTTATCCAATTCCTAGGGTAGGATCTACAACCGTCAAGCTTATTCCTAAAAATCAGGAAATTAAAGAGTTTAAAGAATTTAACCAACTAGTTAGAACGGTATTTACAAGTCGCAGAAAAAAACTCAAAAACACAATCGTTAATTTTGTCAAAAACGAAAAAATACTTAAAGAAGAATTTTTAAAAAACTTTCTAGATAAAAGACCAGAAGAGATTTCTGTTCAAGAATTCATTGCAATTTCAAACAAACTAACCACTTATCATCAGTGCACTTGCTAA
- a CDS encoding methyl-accepting chemotaxis protein: MKKKGSSFTLFYKFNVAILLYTVVIATTTFLLLNYGYRKVITKELKNFTKFVNHIMTKSFVGDTKNVLQTIDEFVINYKDESSVRKSQQLKNIISVSNSNWFPSYIKVVDYVNQAGEVLYSSDERRIGSQVNLKGLKTENFANKSQIIALHKNLIEMGNRNYIPMVYKINARGEEITFGTGYVVLYLDILEHIKQLRKNIFMLLERSLLGTGNQHKSHHYFKIYAINNRGEVFGEQNEDTFEHIKLSMNNLFQDNPDITNQLLNSISRRQNSIITNHDNNIISLARLTTSSWYLAIQMNYDNIFSNELHNIKLMSISIITALVIVFILIMISIIKKLIVTKIEHLNEVIPKVKYGDLTVKIESKGKDSISSTINHFGYFVENLKNVINSLQDRVKLLKDNGDLLFSEINRAYDTITNSNKYIEKTQGEVEKQVEFISTTTNTIESLSKNIASLDNSIETQAASVEESSSAIEEMIGSIQSVTEITQKAAKSTEELKIFSDDGRKKQEEVITQIKDIYKNSTRLQEANALISSIASQTNLLSMNAAIEASHAGEAGKGFAIVAEEIKDLAEQVTSQSESVAASINEIMDSINKTVKTSELTNKAFNQIFDSINLVVQVIEEINHTMQEQSIGSQEILKALNTMREITYEVKIGSNEMFRGNKEIINTVSVLEEINMTVSNSMKSLKEEIKKLIGAIESIKTFGTVNSSHIVDINTDTNQFKTK; the protein is encoded by the coding sequence GTGAAGAAAAAAGGTTCCAGTTTCACTCTTTTTTATAAATTTAATGTTGCTATTCTGCTCTACACAGTGGTTATCGCAACGACTACTTTTTTGCTATTAAATTATGGGTACAGGAAGGTGATAACCAAAGAGCTTAAAAATTTTACGAAATTTGTCAATCACATTATGACGAAAAGCTTCGTTGGTGACACGAAGAATGTGTTACAGACTATTGATGAATTCGTCATAAATTACAAAGATGAATCCAGTGTGCGAAAGAGTCAGCAACTTAAAAACATAATATCTGTTAGTAACTCTAATTGGTTCCCTTCATACATAAAGGTAGTAGATTATGTGAATCAGGCTGGGGAAGTCTTGTACTCAAGTGATGAGAGAAGAATAGGTTCTCAGGTAAACCTGAAGGGGTTAAAAACAGAAAATTTTGCAAACAAATCTCAAATAATCGCATTACACAAAAATCTAATAGAGATGGGCAACAGAAACTACATACCCATGGTTTACAAGATTAACGCAAGAGGCGAGGAGATTACTTTTGGTACTGGATACGTAGTCCTATATTTAGACATATTGGAGCACATAAAGCAACTGAGAAAAAACATATTTATGCTATTGGAGAGGTCTTTGTTGGGGACGGGAAATCAACACAAGAGCCACCACTACTTCAAGATATATGCTATTAATAACCGGGGTGAGGTTTTTGGAGAACAAAACGAAGATACATTCGAGCATATTAAATTGTCCATGAATAATTTATTTCAAGACAATCCCGATATAACAAATCAACTACTCAATTCAATATCTAGAAGACAAAACAGTATTATTACTAACCATGATAATAACATCATCTCTTTAGCAAGACTTACAACTTCATCTTGGTACCTGGCTATTCAGATGAATTATGACAATATATTTTCAAATGAATTACACAATATTAAATTAATGTCGATATCAATCATAACGGCACTTGTAATAGTGTTTATTTTGATAATGATAAGCATCATTAAGAAATTAATAGTGACAAAAATAGAACATTTAAACGAAGTCATTCCAAAAGTTAAATACGGAGATTTGACAGTCAAGATTGAATCAAAGGGGAAGGATTCAATCAGCTCTACGATAAATCATTTTGGGTATTTCGTTGAAAACTTAAAAAATGTAATAAACTCGCTACAAGACAGGGTAAAATTACTAAAAGACAACGGAGATTTGCTGTTCAGTGAGATAAACAGGGCTTATGATACTATAACAAATTCAAATAAGTATATAGAAAAAACGCAGGGGGAGGTAGAGAAACAGGTCGAGTTCATTTCAACCACGACAAACACAATAGAGAGTTTGTCTAAAAACATTGCATCACTTGACAACTCAATTGAAACTCAGGCTGCTAGCGTTGAAGAATCGTCATCTGCTATTGAGGAAATGATAGGAAGTATACAATCCGTAACAGAAATAACACAAAAGGCTGCGAAGAGTACGGAGGAGCTTAAGATATTCTCGGATGATGGAAGAAAGAAACAAGAAGAAGTTATTACACAGATTAAGGATATTTATAAAAACTCAACAAGACTTCAAGAAGCAAATGCTCTAATATCATCCATTGCCAGCCAAACAAACTTACTCTCAATGAATGCAGCTATTGAAGCATCTCATGCTGGTGAGGCTGGAAAAGGGTTTGCGATTGTTGCAGAAGAGATCAAGGATCTTGCGGAACAAGTTACTTCACAATCAGAGTCTGTTGCGGCCTCAATAAATGAAATAATGGATTCTATCAACAAAACGGTAAAAACATCTGAGCTCACGAACAAAGCTTTCAACCAGATATTTGATTCAATAAATCTCGTGGTACAGGTTATAGAAGAAATAAACCATACTATGCAAGAACAATCAATTGGTAGCCAGGAGATTCTAAAGGCTTTAAATACAATGAGAGAGATAACATATGAAGTAAAAATTGGTTCAAATGAAATGTTTAGAGGGAATAAAGAGATTATTAATACTGTTTCCGTTTTGGAAGAAATTAACATGACTGTCTCAAATTCAATGAAAAGCCTTAAAGAAGAGATCAAAAAACTAATAGGCGCGATTGAAAGTATTAAAACTTTTGGAACAGTAAACTCAAGCCATATTGTAGATATTAATACGGACACAAACCAATTTAAAACAAAATAA
- a CDS encoding ComEC/Rec2 family competence protein, which translates to MILLFIISSLNLLMRYYFELNLIHLNLALTLLSLVKRNAHLSLTFMLNITLLLIFEISLGFKRFEDDAYKITNITYLPKYLKTKVDSIDGFGKHHEFIFKNIKNQYKIGDIFKIKTNGIHLIKRPILVKIRDQYSRLLNPFFNAINPYYSHFSKAILTNNKSEITKYERNLFQKAGLFHILVVSGLHFYLIYIIFHYLLFLTIKNEILRLLILSTILLNYLILTGFSSSALRAFIMLEILMLYRLIYGKINLLSALSVSFTLNATVLPHTLSSTGFKLSYLAVLGISISLFLKDRYKLNGFISSIFTTLLIQITTAPVVYANNFDLPPISILSNIIVTPLMLLFLVIKSLSLVSYTLNTHLFLLFDLINTHIFRAIKEIAIICSKFPIIQNHNIGIFMFSSILTIIYIICKLEKQKNSKEQASLRSPTCYH; encoded by the coding sequence GTGATTTTGTTGTTTATCATAAGCTCATTAAACCTGCTGATGCGATATTACTTTGAGCTTAACCTAATACATTTGAATTTAGCCTTAACATTGCTTTCTTTAGTGAAAAGAAATGCCCATCTCTCTCTCACATTTATGCTTAACATAACCCTATTATTAATCTTTGAAATTAGCCTAGGCTTTAAAAGATTTGAAGATGATGCGTACAAAATAACAAATATTACTTATTTGCCAAAATATTTAAAAACCAAGGTTGACTCAATAGATGGATTTGGCAAACATCACGAATTTATATTTAAAAATATTAAAAATCAATACAAAATTGGAGATATATTTAAAATTAAAACGAACGGAATCCACCTTATTAAAAGACCAATACTCGTAAAGATCAGAGATCAATATAGTAGGCTATTAAATCCATTTTTCAATGCAATAAACCCCTATTATTCCCATTTCTCAAAAGCAATTCTAACAAATAATAAATCAGAGATAACAAAATATGAGCGTAATTTATTTCAAAAAGCAGGTCTATTTCATATACTGGTGGTATCTGGCCTACACTTTTATTTGATCTACATTATATTTCATTACCTACTCTTTTTAACAATAAAAAATGAGATACTGAGGCTATTAATTCTGAGTACGATATTACTCAATTATTTAATCTTAACAGGATTTTCATCATCTGCTCTGAGAGCATTTATCATGCTAGAAATACTTATGCTGTACAGATTAATTTATGGGAAAATTAATTTATTAAGTGCTCTATCTGTTAGTTTCACATTAAATGCCACTGTGCTGCCTCACACGCTAAGTTCAACAGGATTTAAACTATCTTATCTAGCAGTGCTTGGTATATCAATTTCTCTTTTTCTTAAAGACAGATACAAGTTAAATGGATTTATATCTTCTATCTTTACAACACTTTTGATTCAAATCACTACAGCTCCCGTTGTTTATGCTAATAATTTTGATCTACCTCCAATCTCAATCTTGTCAAACATAATAGTTACCCCTCTTATGTTATTATTCCTAGTAATAAAATCACTAAGTCTAGTATCTTATACTTTAAATACGCATCTATTTTTATTATTTGACCTAATAAATACCCATATTTTTAGGGCAATAAAGGAAATAGCAATAATTTGTAGCAAATTCCCGATAATTCAAAACCATAACATAGGGATATTTATGTTCTCAAGCATACTAACAATAATTTATATAATCTGCAAACTAGAAAAGCAGAAAAATAGCAAAGAGCAAGCATCCTTAAGATCACCTACATGCTATCATTAG
- the pta gene encoding phosphate acetyltransferase — protein sequence MGVFNFKDYVFGKAREEVTRKGAKASIVFPESSDVRILEATIEILKEGLAGLVVLIGKKDKVFKDLRELVGFEDDISAKIRVIDPNSFEGLNRYLDEYFSLRQSKGLALSRARVEILDEVSFSMMMVRLGEVKTCVCGSLLSSGKVLRSALAILPRLGGTKLVSSFTLIDTKGSDGVNKACFGHEGVLLFADCAVVINPTCTELAEIAIQSASSFMNIFKTEPRVALLSFSTKGSAYSIEVEKVRCALKIAKSREKDLLIDGELQLDAALIKSIADKKCGDSLVAGAANILIFPNLESGNIGYKLVERLAFARAYGPFLQGFKTPVSDLSRGCSVDDIVLASALMISG from the coding sequence ATGGGTGTTTTTAATTTCAAAGATTATGTGTTTGGTAAGGCACGGGAAGAGGTAACAAGAAAGGGAGCCAAGGCTAGCATAGTTTTTCCTGAGAGTAGTGATGTAAGAATTTTAGAGGCAACAATTGAAATATTAAAGGAGGGGCTAGCAGGTCTTGTGGTTCTTATTGGAAAAAAAGATAAGGTTTTTAAAGATTTAAGAGAACTTGTAGGATTTGAGGATGATATTTCAGCAAAGATAAGAGTGATAGATCCCAATTCATTTGAAGGTTTAAATAGATATTTAGACGAATATTTTAGCTTAAGACAAAGTAAGGGATTAGCTTTAAGTAGAGCTAGAGTGGAGATTCTAGACGAGGTCTCTTTTTCTATGATGATGGTAAGGCTTGGAGAGGTTAAGACTTGTGTATGTGGATCTTTGCTATCCTCGGGTAAGGTATTAAGGAGTGCTTTGGCTATCCTTCCTAGGCTTGGGGGGACTAAACTTGTATCTTCTTTTACTCTCATAGACACTAAGGGTAGCGATGGTGTGAATAAAGCTTGTTTTGGACATGAGGGTGTTTTACTTTTTGCTGATTGTGCTGTAGTTATTAATCCTACTTGTACGGAACTTGCAGAAATTGCAATACAGAGCGCAAGCTCTTTTATGAATATTTTTAAAACAGAGCCAAGGGTAGCTCTGTTAAGTTTCTCTACAAAAGGGTCTGCATATTCAATTGAGGTTGAAAAGGTGCGGTGTGCCTTAAAAATTGCTAAAAGTAGGGAAAAAGATTTGCTTATTGATGGAGAACTTCAACTCGATGCAGCTTTAATTAAAAGCATTGCAGATAAAAAATGCGGTGATTCTCTAGTTGCTGGAGCTGCAAACATATTGATTTTTCCTAATTTGGAATCTGGGAACATTGGATATAAACTTGTTGAGAGGTTGGCTTTTGCAAGGGCCTATGGACCTTTTTTGCAAGGATTTAAAACTCCTGTTAGTGATCTTTCAAGGGGTTGCTCCGTGGATGATATTGTATTAGCAAGTGCACTGATGATAAGTGGTTAG
- the argS gene encoding arginine--tRNA ligase has product MISKIKKDLEDKISKTIKKLALTKNIELDKVTTIIQKPPKSEMGDLSILIFEFSKILGLGTSVIAEEIIKQIGAEYETKPVGSYLNIKLNRKEFIRDTITKVNEEKEHYGTNNSLKNKKIIIEFSAPNTNKPLHVGHLRNDIIGESLSRILKAAGGQIIKINLINDRGVHICKSMLAYKKFGNNTTPELSLKKGDHLIGDFYVKYSEYAKDNAVAEEEIQKLLCKWEEGDTETVQLWQKLNKWAIEGIKETYTLTNITFDKIYLESEIFEIGREVVLKGLEEGLCYRREDGAICIDIHTEENTDTDKKFKEKVLLRANGTSIYLTQDLGNIVTRKNEYNFDEMIYVVGSEQIHHFKILFFVADKLGVTKENNLIHLSYGMVNLPEGKMKSREGNVVDADNLINDLVNSTMLELKKRDSNEENLQKTALGISLGAIHYYLLKTAIHKDILFNKEESLSFIGNSGPYIQYVGARINSILEKYNTLGLTGGIFNLDLLEQEKEWEIIKIVSEFEEHIIKASRDLNPSLITQYSYSLAKSFSTYYQETKIIDTNNPELTNARISLSRAVLQTIKNCMSLLNIPYMRKM; this is encoded by the coding sequence ATGATTAGTAAAATAAAGAAAGACTTAGAAGATAAAATCAGCAAAACAATAAAGAAACTTGCCTTAACAAAGAATATTGAGCTTGATAAAGTAACCACTATAATTCAAAAACCCCCAAAGAGCGAAATGGGAGATTTGTCAATCTTAATATTTGAATTTAGCAAAATATTGGGACTTGGTACGTCTGTTATTGCTGAAGAGATAATAAAACAGATTGGAGCTGAGTATGAGACCAAACCGGTAGGATCTTATTTAAATATTAAGCTTAATAGAAAAGAGTTCATTCGAGATACAATTACGAAGGTCAATGAGGAAAAGGAGCACTATGGAACAAATAATTCCCTTAAGAACAAAAAAATAATAATAGAATTCTCAGCACCAAACACAAATAAACCACTTCATGTAGGGCATCTTAGAAATGACATTATTGGAGAAAGTTTATCAAGAATATTGAAAGCTGCTGGTGGTCAGATAATAAAAATAAACCTGATAAATGACAGAGGTGTACATATTTGCAAATCCATGCTTGCTTATAAAAAATTTGGGAATAACACAACCCCTGAGCTTTCTTTGAAAAAAGGAGACCATTTAATCGGCGACTTCTACGTAAAATACAGTGAATATGCTAAAGACAATGCCGTAGCAGAAGAAGAAATACAAAAATTACTATGTAAGTGGGAAGAAGGGGACACAGAAACAGTTCAACTTTGGCAAAAACTCAATAAATGGGCAATTGAAGGAATAAAGGAGACTTATACTCTTACAAATATTACATTCGATAAAATTTATCTTGAAAGTGAAATATTTGAAATTGGTCGCGAGGTTGTGCTTAAGGGCTTAGAAGAGGGTTTATGCTACAGAAGAGAAGATGGGGCAATATGCATAGACATACACACAGAAGAAAATACAGACACAGACAAAAAATTTAAAGAAAAAGTTCTCTTAAGGGCCAATGGAACATCCATTTATCTTACTCAAGACTTGGGCAATATAGTAACTAGGAAGAATGAATATAATTTCGATGAAATGATTTATGTCGTTGGAAGCGAACAAATTCATCATTTTAAGATTTTATTTTTTGTTGCGGATAAATTGGGTGTTACGAAAGAGAATAATTTAATACACTTATCTTATGGAATGGTAAATTTACCCGAGGGTAAAATGAAATCAAGAGAAGGAAATGTGGTTGATGCTGATAATTTAATTAATGATTTAGTAAACTCAACCATGCTGGAGTTAAAAAAGAGAGATTCAAATGAGGAAAACTTGCAAAAAACGGCCTTAGGCATATCACTAGGAGCTATTCACTATTATCTACTAAAAACGGCTATACACAAGGATATTTTATTTAATAAAGAGGAAAGCTTATCATTTATTGGCAACTCGGGTCCCTATATTCAATATGTAGGAGCAAGGATTAATAGCATACTTGAAAAATACAACACACTAGGTCTAACTGGGGGAATTTTTAATCTAGACTTATTAGAACAGGAAAAGGAATGGGAAATAATTAAGATTGTTTCTGAATTTGAAGAACATATAATAAAAGCCTCAAGGGACCTAAATCCCTCATTAATAACTCAATACTCCTATTCTCTTGCAAAAAGCTTTAGCACATACTACCAAGAAACTAAAATAATAGATACAAACAATCCTGAACTCACAAATGCAAGAATAAGCCTGTCTAGAGCAGTTCTGCAGACAATAAAAAATTGCATGAGCTTGCTAAACATCCCCTACATGAGAAAAATGTAG
- a CDS encoding CPBP family intramembrane glutamic endopeptidase — MKLLNNKYPIRYALLEMFLVCVVCTHVSPFASVDEDLWNFSGNHYVYWLYSAFLIVFILHFARLTSTFYFRDEFCIPKFRLVFILKAFLIFVKLVICIVFLLLILYLCFEYFFPESWRSWVEADVGSFRWSIGSKESLYLMAITSLFTGAFEELLYRSFIITKLKQLGFNSFISAILSSIIFAIGHVYYGFIGAFVTFILGFVLAFIYLRHKNVYYASLVHSFYNTAVSTVIFVLS; from the coding sequence ATGAAATTATTAAATAATAAATACCCCATCAGATATGCTCTTTTGGAAATGTTTTTAGTTTGTGTTGTCTGTACTCATGTGTCTCCTTTTGCAAGTGTTGATGAGGATCTTTGGAATTTTAGTGGGAATCATTATGTTTATTGGCTTTATAGTGCTTTTTTAATTGTTTTTATCCTACATTTTGCCAGATTAACAAGTACCTTTTACTTTAGAGATGAATTTTGCATACCTAAATTTAGGTTAGTTTTTATTTTGAAAGCATTTTTAATTTTTGTTAAGCTTGTCATTTGTATTGTTTTCCTGTTACTTATTCTTTACTTATGTTTTGAGTACTTTTTTCCAGAATCATGGAGATCTTGGGTTGAGGCAGATGTTGGTAGTTTTAGATGGAGCATAGGCAGTAAGGAATCGCTTTATTTGATGGCTATTACCTCCCTTTTTACGGGAGCATTTGAGGAATTGTTGTATAGATCTTTCATTATTACCAAACTTAAACAATTGGGGTTTAACTCATTTATTTCGGCTATTCTTAGTAGTATTATTTTTGCCATTGGGCATGTTTATTATGGATTTATTGGTGCATTTGTTACGTTTATTCTTGGTTTTGTATTAGCTTTTATTTATCTGAGACATAAAAATGTGTATTATGCAAGTTTGGTCCATAGTTTTTATAATACTGCTGTTAGCACCGTCATCTTTGTGTTAAGTTAG
- a CDS encoding AMP-binding protein codes for MLDTIPKRFNEVVKLYGDLDIFIYRENESKEHKRQIYSDFWSEVKGIASGLLHYGIRRGDKVALISDSRREWIIVDLAVMSLGCVDVPRGNDSPEDEISYIINHSESGFVFVENDKQLQKVLARKQELRFVKCIFVIDGDKLYEEKLGLITVVSYKKLLSMGSIYLNNNPRAFNTELEQGSGKDLATIIYTSGTTGFPKGVMLRHESFIFQIDRIYDYLPLLQPGKIMISILPLWHSFERACEYILALKGMAIAYSKPIGPILLKDFAALNPHAIISVPRIWEGIRIGIIKKASESLVKRALFSVFLRIGILYVKLKEKFLGLIPIYRKSNLLVSFFMKFIFLAGLVFLFPFKFLGDLLVFRKIRKALGKRFEFGVSGGGSLVEYVDYFFKAVGVVVLEGYGLTETGPVLSVRRLRRPVAKTVGPFLPDIEYRVVDGDGGFLLPGEKGELWVRSPQVMSGYFKNELVTKDVLTRDGWFKTGDLVRVTVNHEISIVGRSKDTIVLRGGENIEPEPIERALSKSLLIENVMIVGQDQKFLGAVIVPNFESLEKWSKSNGVLFSSRDDLLSSDVVNKLYSKCISDIVNTKSGFKSFERIVGFILLKDSFVIGEELTNTLKLKRYYIIDKYHKKIMSIFNKDDFELV; via the coding sequence ATGCTGGATACTATACCTAAACGTTTTAATGAAGTTGTAAAACTTTATGGTGATCTTGATATTTTTATTTATAGGGAGAATGAATCTAAAGAGCATAAGAGACAGATATATTCTGATTTTTGGAGTGAGGTTAAGGGTATTGCATCTGGTCTTCTGCATTATGGTATCAGAAGGGGAGATAAGGTAGCACTTATTTCTGATTCCAGAAGGGAGTGGATCATTGTTGACCTTGCCGTTATGAGTTTAGGGTGCGTTGATGTGCCAAGGGGTAATGACTCGCCTGAGGATGAAATATCATATATCATTAATCATTCTGAGTCTGGATTTGTGTTTGTAGAAAACGATAAGCAGCTTCAAAAAGTACTGGCTAGGAAACAGGAACTTAGATTTGTTAAGTGTATTTTTGTTATCGATGGTGATAAGCTTTATGAGGAAAAGTTGGGGTTGATTACGGTGGTTTCTTATAAGAAATTATTAAGTATGGGAAGTATTTATTTGAATAATAATCCTAGGGCATTTAATACCGAACTTGAGCAGGGGTCGGGGAAGGACCTTGCTACTATAATATACACTTCAGGGACAACTGGATTTCCAAAGGGTGTCATGCTTCGTCACGAATCTTTTATTTTTCAAATAGATAGGATTTATGATTATCTTCCGTTGCTTCAACCAGGGAAAATAATGATATCTATTCTACCACTCTGGCATTCATTTGAAAGGGCTTGTGAATATATACTTGCTCTTAAAGGTATGGCAATTGCTTATTCGAAGCCGATTGGACCCATTTTGCTTAAAGATTTTGCAGCTTTAAATCCCCATGCAATAATTTCTGTTCCAAGAATTTGGGAAGGAATAAGGATTGGCATTATTAAAAAGGCGTCGGAGTCTCTTGTAAAGAGAGCTTTATTTAGCGTTTTCTTGAGGATTGGAATTCTTTATGTAAAGCTTAAGGAAAAATTTTTAGGGCTTATTCCTATTTATAGGAAATCAAATTTGTTGGTTTCCTTTTTTATGAAATTTATTTTTCTTGCAGGATTAGTTTTTCTTTTCCCTTTTAAATTTTTGGGAGATCTTTTGGTTTTCAGAAAAATAAGGAAAGCACTTGGAAAAAGATTTGAGTTTGGTGTCTCTGGCGGGGGATCTTTGGTAGAATACGTGGATTATTTTTTCAAAGCGGTGGGTGTTGTGGTTCTTGAAGGTTATGGTCTTACAGAGACAGGCCCTGTTTTAAGTGTGAGGCGCTTAAGGCGGCCTGTTGCTAAAACTGTTGGGCCTTTCCTTCCAGACATTGAGTATAGGGTGGTTGATGGTGATGGGGGGTTTTTGCTTCCCGGAGAGAAAGGTGAGCTTTGGGTAAGATCTCCTCAGGTTATGAGTGGCTACTTTAAGAATGAATTAGTTACAAAAGATGTTTTAACTCGAGACGGATGGTTTAAGACGGGCGATTTGGTCCGTGTGACGGTTAATCATGAGATTTCGATTGTCGGTAGAAGTAAAGATACGATTGTGCTAAGGGGAGGGGAAAATATCGAGCCTGAGCCTATTGAGAGGGCTTTATCGAAATCTTTACTTATTGAAAATGTTATGATTGTCGGGCAAGATCAGAAGTTTTTGGGAGCTGTTATTGTTCCTAATTTTGAATCGCTTGAGAAATGGTCAAAATCTAATGGTGTACTCTTTTCTTCGCGTGACGACTTGTTATCTAGTGATGTTGTTAACAAACTTTATTCTAAATGTATTTCAGATATAGTTAACACTAAGTCTGGGTTTAAAAGTTTTGAGAGAATAGTGGGGTTCATTTTATTAAAAGATTCTTTTGTTATTGGTGAGGAACTTACCAATACTCTTAAGCTTAAAAGGTATTACATAATTGACAAGTACCACAAAAAGATAATGTCAATATTTAATAAGGATGATTTTGAATTGGTGTGA